From Pigmentibacter ruber, a single genomic window includes:
- a CDS encoding aldehyde dehydrogenase family protein, which translates to MAIQLNLIPPYINGNFHSTTKTEHIFSVSNPANPSDILATASWSKELVDPVIQGLKTAQKKYRLTSLDERLSYLKKVIGFLKENADEIKSNMMLELARSKVAVEEEWSLCEKLFAALPEFCKQALSVKRDEEGWEWQYAPLGLVLVSSNIALPVYTLLSSVLPALAAGNAVCMRPSSHCLLSGSLLASGFHQASFPPGVVQIVYGDFEVFRRLVLTHQFDTILYTGGEESLEQIRRDTSTQQNARLVLCGGGKNAAYVTESANISTAISKIVYGAFLDAGQRLESTNLVFVDQKIFNEFQDKLVRAVKSMPIGAREDLTRSDIHVMEPLCSSNSWERFLRFQGIAARESDDTLRWGKPIDNNGNGYFVSPGVHFMRAEKVLKSIYASNAFFGPDVCLISIQDRQEMINILDELGATRCLGVHSQFAEEVYEIRQRSSVPSILWNTSTIELNPLLPSIGRGKAGNSYITGVRFLLSTVYPQVLNLSAPFAAVESDIRNSKKKQNNL; encoded by the coding sequence ATGGCAATTCAATTAAATCTGATTCCTCCCTATATTAACGGAAATTTTCATTCAACGACTAAGACTGAACATATTTTTTCTGTTAGTAATCCTGCAAATCCTTCAGATATCTTGGCAACAGCTAGTTGGAGCAAAGAACTTGTTGATCCTGTTATTCAGGGTTTGAAAACAGCACAAAAAAAATACCGATTAACATCTCTTGATGAAAGACTTTCGTACCTAAAAAAAGTAATAGGATTTTTAAAAGAAAATGCAGATGAAATAAAAAGTAACATGATGCTTGAACTTGCACGTTCTAAGGTTGCAGTTGAGGAAGAGTGGTCTTTGTGCGAAAAATTATTTGCTGCTTTACCTGAATTTTGTAAACAAGCTTTATCTGTAAAGAGAGATGAAGAAGGTTGGGAATGGCAATATGCTCCCTTAGGTCTGGTTCTTGTATCATCTAATATTGCTTTACCAGTGTATACCCTCCTAAGTAGCGTGTTACCTGCTTTAGCAGCTGGAAATGCAGTATGTATGCGGCCTTCATCTCATTGTTTACTTTCTGGTTCTTTACTTGCTAGTGGGTTTCATCAAGCTTCTTTTCCACCTGGAGTTGTGCAAATTGTTTATGGTGATTTTGAAGTCTTTCGTCGCTTAGTTCTGACACATCAATTTGATACTATTTTATACACTGGTGGGGAAGAAAGTTTAGAGCAAATTCGTAGAGACACTTCGACACAACAAAATGCACGTTTAGTATTGTGTGGTGGCGGTAAAAATGCTGCTTACGTAACTGAATCGGCAAACATCTCTACTGCTATTTCAAAAATAGTATATGGCGCCTTTCTGGATGCTGGGCAAAGATTAGAATCTACTAATCTGGTTTTTGTAGATCAAAAAATATTCAATGAGTTTCAAGATAAATTGGTGAGAGCTGTAAAATCTATGCCTATAGGTGCGCGTGAAGATTTAACACGTTCAGATATTCATGTGATGGAACCATTATGTAGCTCAAACTCTTGGGAAAGATTTTTAAGATTTCAAGGGATAGCAGCTAGAGAATCTGATGATACACTAAGATGGGGAAAACCCATAGACAACAATGGAAATGGTTATTTTGTTTCCCCTGGTGTCCATTTTATGCGTGCAGAGAAAGTTTTAAAGAGTATTTATGCGTCTAATGCTTTTTTTGGTCCCGATGTGTGTCTTATCTCTATCCAAGATAGACAAGAAATGATCAACATATTAGATGAACTTGGAGCAACCCGTTGTTTGGGTGTGCATTCTCAATTTGCTGAAGAAGTTTATGAAATTCGTCAGCGTTCTAGTGTGCCCTCTATTCTTTGGAATACCTCAACAATTGAATTAAATCCACTTTTACCAAGTATTGGTAGAGGAAAAGCAGGAAATAGTTACATTACTGGAGTGCGTTTTTTATTGTCTACTGTGTATCCGCAAGTTTTAAATTTGTCGGCACCGTTTGCAGCTGTAGAAAGTGACATTCGCAACAGTAAGAAAAAACAAAATAATCTTTAG
- a CDS encoding superoxide dismutase, giving the protein MAKEIRSFKHLLGKLEGISDPQLEAHFGLYEGYVKKLNEIDEKLEKTDKSLTNYSFGEYAELKRRHCVPYNGTYLHEMYFDNLLSSESPSPQFENLAKASFGSVDNWKADVKATGLAVPGWVVTCVEITTGKLKNVQIMEHHIGFPLNHVPVLVMDTWEHAFFLDYKANRGAYIDTFFKNINWSIVNQRVAQAIK; this is encoded by the coding sequence ATGGCTAAAGAAATTCGTAGTTTTAAACATTTATTAGGTAAATTAGAAGGTATTAGCGATCCTCAACTAGAAGCGCATTTTGGTTTATATGAAGGTTATGTTAAGAAATTAAATGAAATAGATGAAAAATTGGAAAAGACAGATAAATCATTAACTAATTATAGCTTTGGGGAATATGCTGAATTAAAGCGCAGACATTGTGTTCCTTATAATGGTACTTATTTACATGAAATGTATTTCGATAATTTGTTATCTAGTGAAAGTCCATCTCCGCAATTTGAAAATTTAGCAAAAGCATCTTTTGGAAGTGTTGATAACTGGAAGGCTGATGTTAAGGCAACTGGATTAGCCGTACCAGGATGGGTTGTTACTTGTGTCGAAATTACTACTGGAAAGCTAAAAAATGTTCAAATTATGGAGCATCATATTGGTTTTCCGTTAAATCATGTACCTGTTCTTGTTATGGATACATGGGAACATGCTTTCTTTCTTGATTATAAAGCAAACAGAGGTGCTTATATAGATACATTCTTTAAAAATATCAATTGGTCTATTGTTAATCAAAGAGTGGCACAAGCAATTAAATAA
- a CDS encoding ABC transporter permease, producing MKLSILYFKLLFSSTTRNVPALFFTLIFPPLMLLLFANHWKNSNPLGAVVIFFNYSVQTVALMLLGMGVTQEKNSDWAKYLRSLPIGLKSMIFGRLLHTLALSSINLVSLAAIAIFILDLPLNFSNFGGLALVALLGGIPMALLGMTIGYIANPDSSRSIFTLLNLLLLFGSFSLPNEGVFKYLREFVPSYQWAKISFIYLEQNTISIPPVLWLCGLSCFLIFAFQRTYNRNLKRN from the coding sequence GTGAAACTCTCTATTTTATATTTCAAATTATTGTTTTCAAGCACCACAAGAAATGTTCCCGCGTTGTTTTTCACCCTTATATTCCCTCCTTTAATGCTTTTATTATTTGCTAACCATTGGAAAAATAGCAATCCACTAGGAGCGGTTGTTATCTTTTTTAATTATTCAGTGCAAACTGTTGCTCTTATGCTTTTAGGAATGGGGGTAACACAAGAAAAAAACTCTGATTGGGCAAAATATCTTCGCAGCTTACCTATTGGTTTAAAATCAATGATATTTGGGCGGTTATTACATACGTTAGCTCTCTCTAGCATTAATTTGGTTTCTTTAGCTGCTATTGCAATTTTTATTTTAGACTTACCCCTAAATTTTTCTAATTTCGGCGGGCTAGCTCTTGTTGCTTTACTAGGTGGCATTCCTATGGCATTACTAGGAATGACAATTGGTTATATTGCAAATCCCGATTCTTCAAGAAGCATTTTTACTTTATTAAATTTACTTTTATTATTTGGTTCTTTTTCTTTACCCAATGAAGGAGTTTTTAAATACTTAAGAGAATTTGTTCCCTCTTATCAATGGGCAAAAATATCGTTTATTTATTTAGAACAAAATACTATTTCAATACCACCTGTTCTATGGCTTTGTGGATTATCTTGTTTTCTTATCTTTGCTTTTCAAAGGACATATAACAGAAATTTAAAAAGAAATTAA